In Flavobacteriales bacterium, the following proteins share a genomic window:
- the rpsN gene encoding 30S ribosomal protein S14: MAKESMKARDRKRAKMVAKYAEKREALKKAGDWDGLQKLPKNSSAVRMRNRCQLTGRPRAYMRQFGVCRVTFREMALNGLIPGVTKSSW; encoded by the coding sequence ATGGCAAAAGAATCAATGAAAGCGCGTGACCGTAAGCGCGCGAAAATGGTAGCCAAGTACGCTGAGAAGAGAGAAGCTCTTAAGAAAGCCGGAGATTGGGATGGTTTGCAAAAACTTCCTAAAAATTCTTCAGCAGTTCGTATGCGTAACCGCTGTCAACTCACAGGTCGCCCTCGCGCTTACATGCGTCAGTTCGGGGTTTGTCGTGTGACATTCCGTGAGATGGCCCTGAATGGCTTAATCCCAGGAGTAACTAAATCAAGTTGGTAA
- the rpsH gene encoding 30S ribosomal protein S8 produces the protein MVTDPISDYLTRVRNAIKANHKVVEIPASNLKKDMTKILFEKGYILNYKFEDDSKQGIIKIALKYHPVTKINAIRKLERISRPGLRKYTGADSLPRVLNGLGIAILSTSKGLMTDKEARKNNVGGEVLCFVY, from the coding sequence ATGGTAACTGATCCCATTTCAGATTATTTGACCCGAGTTAGAAACGCAATCAAAGCCAACCACAAGGTTGTTGAGATTCCAGCTTCTAACCTTAAAAAGGATATGACAAAAATCCTTTTTGAAAAAGGGTATATCCTCAACTATAAGTTTGAGGATGACAGCAAACAAGGTATCATCAAAATTGCATTGAAATACCACCCGGTTACAAAGATCAACGCGATTCGCAAATTAGAGCGCATCAGCCGTCCAGGTCTTCGTAAATACACCGGAGCTGACAGTCTTCCACGCGTTCTAAACGGTTTGGGAATCGCAATCCTTTCTACAAGTAAAGGATTGATGACCGACAAAGAAGCTCGCAAGAATAATGTTGGTGGTGAAGTATTGTGCTTCGTTTATTAA
- the rplX gene encoding 50S ribosomal protein L24: MQKKLNIKKGDTVLVLAGESKGKQGKVISIDRKKDRAVIEGVNVVKRHTKPDAKNPQGGIVEKEAGIHISNLMLVVGGTPTRVGRKDEKGKSVRISKKSGEVIK, encoded by the coding sequence ATGCAAAAGAAACTAAATATTAAAAAGGGCGACACTGTTCTTGTTCTTGCCGGGGAATCCAAAGGCAAACAAGGGAAAGTCATCTCTATCGATCGCAAGAAAGATCGTGCGGTGATCGAAGGTGTAAATGTCGTTAAGCGTCATACCAAACCCGATGCAAAAAATCCACAAGGTGGAATTGTTGAGAAAGAAGCAGGTATTCATATTTCAAATTTGATGCTTGTTGTGGGTGGAACTCCAACACGAGTTGGTCGCAAAGACGAAAAAGGTAAATCAGTACGTATTTCTAAAAAATCAGGGGAGGTGATTAAGTAA
- the rplE gene encoding 50S ribosomal protein L5 encodes MSYVPRLKQKYKAEVIPAMQTQFNYKSSMQVPKITKICINQGLGDAVADKKLVEAAIKELSIIAGQKAVPTHSRKDISNFKLRKGMPIGARVTLRGDVMYEFLDRLISVSLPRTRDFRGVNAKGFDGKGNFTFGVKEHIIFPEINIDKVNKILGMDITFVTTATTNEEAFSLLKEFGFPFTKK; translated from the coding sequence ATGAGCTACGTTCCCAGACTTAAGCAAAAGTATAAGGCAGAAGTAATTCCTGCAATGCAAACGCAGTTCAACTATAAGAGCTCGATGCAGGTTCCAAAAATTACAAAAATCTGTATCAACCAAGGTCTTGGTGATGCAGTTGCCGATAAAAAATTGGTAGAAGCTGCAATTAAAGAACTTTCGATCATTGCTGGTCAAAAGGCAGTTCCTACACATTCTCGTAAGGATATCTCCAACTTTAAACTCCGTAAAGGTATGCCAATCGGAGCCAGAGTTACACTTCGTGGAGATGTGATGTATGAGTTTCTCGATCGTTTGATTTCTGTTTCTCTTCCGCGTACCCGCGACTTCCGTGGTGTAAATGCAAAAGGATTTGACGGAAAAGGAAACTTTACGTTCGGTGTAAAAGAACACATCATTTTCCCAGAGATCAATATCGACAAAGTGAACAAAATTCTTGGTATGGACATCACATTTGTGACTACTGCCACTACCAATGAAGAAGCGTTCTCTTTATTGAAAGAATTCGGATTCCCATTTACAAAAAAATAA
- the rplN gene encoding 50S ribosomal protein L14 has product MIQQESRLSVADNSGAKEVLCIRVLGGTKRRYASIGDKIIVSVKDALPSGNVKKGQVSAAVVVRTRKEVRRQDGSYIRFDDNAVVLLNAQGEMRGTRIFGPVARELREKQYMKIVSLAPEVL; this is encoded by the coding sequence ATGATACAACAGGAATCAAGGCTTTCAGTAGCCGATAATAGCGGTGCAAAAGAAGTTCTTTGCATCAGAGTACTTGGTGGAACTAAAAGAAGATATGCTTCAATTGGTGACAAGATCATCGTATCCGTAAAGGATGCCCTCCCTTCTGGTAATGTAAAGAAAGGACAGGTTTCTGCAGCGGTTGTTGTTCGCACCAGAAAAGAAGTTCGTCGTCAGGATGGATCATACATCCGATTCGATGACAATGCAGTTGTGCTTCTCAATGCTCAAGGGGAGATGCGCGGAACCCGTATTTTCGGTCCCGTTGCTCGTGAACTCCGCGAAAAGCAATACATGAAGATTGTATCACTTGCACCAGAGGTTCTTTAA
- the rpmD gene encoding 50S ribosomal protein L30, with translation MAKVKLTQIKSSIDRPKDQKETLRALGLTKMHQSVEKETNAQILGMIKKVQHLLEVTDVK, from the coding sequence ATGGCTAAGGTTAAATTAACTCAGATCAAGAGTTCCATTGATCGTCCAAAAGACCAAAAGGAAACTCTTCGTGCATTAGGATTGACCAAAATGCACCAAAGCGTTGAAAAAGAAACCAACGCTCAGATCCTCGGAATGATTAAAAAAGTTCAGCACCTTCTTGAGGTGACAGATGTAAAATAA
- the rplR gene encoding 50S ribosomal protein L18: MATSNKVIRRSKIKKSIRKNVTGTTDRPRLSVFRSNKQIYAQIIDDLKGVTVVSAGSLKNDDAQKVNKVEQAKLIGKEIAEKALKAGIQQVVFDRNGYLYHGRIKSLAESARENGLKF; encoded by the coding sequence ATGGCAACCAGTAATAAAGTTATTCGCAGATCAAAGATCAAAAAGAGCATTCGTAAGAATGTTACAGGAACAACTGATCGTCCACGTTTGTCTGTATTTCGCAGCAACAAACAGATCTATGCACAAATCATTGATGATCTGAAAGGGGTTACAGTGGTTTCTGCAGGTTCACTGAAAAACGATGATGCTCAGAAGGTCAACAAAGTTGAGCAAGCTAAGCTTATCGGAAAAGAAATTGCAGAAAAAGCACTTAAAGCCGGTATTCAGCAAGTAGTATTCGACCGTAACGGTTATCTTTACCACGGAAGAATTAAATCTTTGGCTGAATCAGCTCGCGAAAACGGATTAAAATTCTAA
- the rpsE gene encoding 30S ribosomal protein S5: MANENVKRVKATDIELKDRLVAVNRVTKVTKGGRTFSFSAIVVVGNENGIVGHGLGKAKEVTEAISKGIDDAKKNLIKVPLVNGTVPHIQEGRFGGARVFLKPAANGTGVIAGGAMRAVLESVGVKDVLAKCQGSSNPHNVVKATIEALVQLRDAHTVAQNRGISMEKVFNG, from the coding sequence ATGGCTAACGAAAATGTAAAAAGAGTCAAGGCTACCGACATCGAATTAAAAGATCGTCTTGTAGCAGTGAACCGTGTTACCAAGGTAACAAAGGGTGGTCGTACGTTCAGCTTTTCTGCTATTGTTGTAGTAGGAAATGAAAACGGAATTGTAGGTCACGGTCTTGGTAAAGCAAAAGAAGTAACTGAAGCAATTTCTAAAGGAATTGACGACGCTAAGAAAAACCTTATCAAAGTTCCTCTTGTGAACGGTACTGTTCCGCACATTCAGGAAGGAAGATTTGGTGGTGCGCGTGTATTCCTTAAGCCTGCTGCAAACGGAACCGGAGTAATTGCTGGTGGTGCGATGCGTGCAGTATTGGAAAGCGTAGGAGTGAAAGATGTATTGGCAAAATGTCAAGGATCTTCCAATCCACACAACGTAGTGAAAGCAACCATCGAAGCCCTCGTTCAATTGAGAGATGCGCATACTGTTGCTCAGAACCGCGGAATTTCAATGGAAAAAGTATTTAACGGATAA
- the rplF gene encoding 50S ribosomal protein L6 — translation MSRIGKAPIEIPKGVEVKIEGNNVAVKGPKGELNQAINPSVSVSMEENKLVLTRQGDEKQTRALHGLYRALLNNMVTGVSKGYKIEQELIGVGYRANATGQQLELSLGFSHNVVFELPKEIKVTTTAEKGQAPRIIMESHDKQLIGMVAAKIRSLRKPEPYKGKGIRFVGENVRRKAGKSAGAKK, via the coding sequence ATGTCACGTATAGGAAAAGCTCCCATTGAAATCCCGAAAGGGGTGGAAGTGAAGATCGAAGGAAACAATGTAGCAGTTAAGGGGCCAAAAGGCGAACTTAATCAAGCAATCAATCCATCGGTATCTGTAAGCATGGAAGAAAACAAGTTGGTTTTAACCCGTCAAGGAGATGAAAAACAAACTCGCGCTCTTCATGGTCTTTATCGTGCCCTGCTCAACAACATGGTTACAGGTGTATCGAAAGGATATAAAATTGAACAAGAACTCATTGGTGTAGGTTACCGTGCTAACGCAACTGGTCAGCAGCTTGAGCTTTCTTTAGGATTCTCTCACAATGTTGTGTTTGAACTTCCAAAAGAAATCAAGGTTACCACAACGGCTGAAAAAGGACAAGCACCTCGAATCATTATGGAGTCGCACGACAAGCAATTGATCGGAATGGTAGCGGCGAAAATCCGTTCACTCCGTAAGCCTGAGCCTTACAAAGGAAAAGGTATTCGTTTCGTTGGTGAAAATGTTAGACGTAAAGCCGGAAAATCAGCCGGAGCCAAAAAATAA